A genomic window from Peromyscus maniculatus bairdii isolate BWxNUB_F1_BW_parent chromosome 1, HU_Pman_BW_mat_3.1, whole genome shotgun sequence includes:
- the LOC143268392 gene encoding ubiquitin carboxyl-terminal hydrolase 29-like, with protein MVPLEINGFVQIRSSNRIKHTRASQWKEAVIQIVERKQKVNLVVSLKLEGRSRVFQLGDNVAGVMVSCCETGEHHLHLTLKDDTSLLIDKLSSTDVERLKNCLDSFHLSESQQLEEPKSNQHIPESSDPFCRKHQERVCGSLNTTEESGTPLPMKMTVSEPNSSSSHVEKESGETQSKNRKRKSTSTVEVNEDILEENNPESEKKSKTYNSRNKRIEGEKPVALRDQEKHNIGKLEPSFNPNTRLGPNLYVFVLPTQIWSDESGSKFRQETKTYTHNEVHPSQGIYIKELKPEGFPNLGNTCYMNSILQSIFGIPTFAMDLLTQDIPWEKVSNDNLIKPLSHLLVWKDIQNMVIKGMLLRDVKKSISMVANTFLGNEQNDALEFLSHCLDQMKVNMEKLNAMWITEKDNEAERSSPSTNAETATPKRFVCPVSANFELELQSSIVCEACGEATLNTEVSNYLSVDLHQGTREEPLSIQKSLDLFFTPVKIEHNCAKCKNKNSVLRYTLKRLPRVLIVHLKRYHLTANGLLVKSHQPVEISKYLNVSSHYNENRKPPFPLTDKVPLDDRDVPNVPEGMMPLSQSIPSSNVKNYEKINADGMSDHHTNTKIVNDCDLNEGKILEGSQNMAKQAKNETTSKTTVEKRAGDDFVQT; from the exons ATGGTTCCTCTAGAGATAAATGGCTTTGTCCAAATCCGAAGCTCGAACCGGATCAAGCACACCCGGGCTTCTCAGTGGAAAGAAGCAGTCATCCAAAtagtagaaagaaaacagaaggttaATCTGGTGGTTTCCTTGAAGttggaaggaaggagcagggtTTTTCAGCTGGGTGATAATGTTGCAGGTGTAATGGTTAGTTGTTGTGAGACAGGAGAGCATCATCTGCATTTAACTCTGAAAGATGACACTTCCTTACTCATTGACAAGTTATCTTCCACAGATGTTGAAAGGTTGAAGAATTGCCTGGATTCTTTTCATCTATCTGAATCCCAACAACTCGAGGAACCCAAGAGTAATCAGCATATTCCTGAAAGCAGTGATCCATTTTGCAGGAAACACCAGGAGCGAGTTTGTGGATCCTTGAATACTACAGAAGAAAGTGGGACTCCACTGCCCATGAAGATGACAGTTTCAGAGCCAAACTCCAGCAGCAGTCATGTTGAAAAAGAGAGTggagaaacacagagcaaaaacaggaagagaaaatcaACATCCACTGTAGAAGTGAATGAGGACATTCTTGAAGAAAATAATcctgaatcagaaaagaaatccAAAACCTATAACTCCAGGAATAAAAGAATCGAAGGAGAGAAACCAGTGGCTTTAAGAGATCAGGAGAAGCATAACATTGGGAAACTGGAACCTTCATTCAACCCCAACACCCGCTTGGGTCCTAACCTATATGTCTTTGTTCTTCCAACACAAATATGGTCTGACGAAAGTGGATCAAAGTTTAGACAGGAGaccaaaacatacacacataatgaaGTCCATCCTTCTCAAGGCATTTATATAAAGGAACTGAAACCTGAAGGCTTCCCCAATTTGGGAAACACGTGTTACATGAATTCCATTTTACAATCTATTTTTGGGATTCCAACGTTTGCAATGGATTTGCTCACACAAGATATCCCATGGGAGAAAGTTTCAAATGATAATCTTATCAAGCCCTTAAGCCATCTGCTTGTCTGGAAAGATATCCAGAATATGGTGATCAAAGGAATGTTACTCAGGGATGTGAAGAAATCCATTTCTATGGTTGCAAACACATTCTTGGGTAATGAACAGAATGATGCCCTTGAGTTTCTCAGTCACTGTTTAGACCAGATGAAAGTGAATATGGAAAAACTAAATGCCATGTGGATCACTGAGAAGGATAATGAAGCTGAGAGGTCATCACCATCAACAAATGCTGAGACTGCCACCCCCAAAAGGTTTGTTTGTCCTGTCAGTGCTAATTTTGAATTAGAGCTGCAGAGCTCCATTGTTTGTGAAGCCTGTGGTGAGGCTACTCTGAACACTGAAGTGAGTAATTACCTCTCTGTTGACCTGCACCAAGGGACAAGAGAAGAGCCTCTATCTATCCAAAAGTCCCTTGATCTTTTCTTTACACCAGTAAAAATTGAGCATAATTGTGCGAAGTGCAAGAACAAGAATTCAGTTCTCAGGTACACTTTGAAGAGGCTCCCCAGGGTCCTCATTGTTCATCTGAAACGCTACCACTTGACCGCTAATGGGTTGTTGGTGAAGAGTCATCAACCAGTTGAGATTTCTAAGTATCTAAATGTATCTTCCCACTACAATGAAAACAGGAAACCACCATTTCCCTTGACTGATAAGGTCCCACTTGATGACCGTGATGTCCCAAATGTCCCTGAAGGGATGATGCCTCTCAGCCAGTCAATACCATCTAGTAATGTGAAGAACTATGAGAAAATTAATGCAGATGGAATGTCAGATCATCACACTAACACTAAGATTGTCAATGATTGTGATCTTAATGAAGGAAAGATTCTTGAAGGATCTCAAAATATGGCAAAACAG GCTAAGAATGAGACCACCTCCAAAACTACTGTGGAGAAGAGGGCAGGAGATGACTTTGTTCAGACCTAA